The Nerophis ophidion isolate RoL-2023_Sa linkage group LG20, RoL_Noph_v1.0, whole genome shotgun sequence genomic interval GAGCAAATTGAATGTTGAAATCTTCGAAATGTGTAAAAAAGAAAGGAAATGCAACATATTTCTCCAAATATTTTCCGAAAAGCAGTTGTTTTGTTCCTTTGCTGTCAGACTTTACTGTAGTACACCGCCCATTCCTTTTTCTCCACATTAAGGGTGTGGCTGTTTGCAAAGCCGTTTATTGTTCCGTTCCCGTTCAGTTTGTCTTGGTTTTCCCCATTCATTTGTTCCGTCCTCAGTGCAAGAGCTGGTTTGCAGGTGTGCCAGTTCCACAAAGCTTTATTCATGTCATCCTGCGCCCTTATACCCAGGAGTTTCTCTTCACCGTCCCCCTTCTTGTCCTCGTCTTCGTAGTCGCCGTCACACTTGCCGGGGCGATGGCCGTGGAAGCTTCGCATCTCTCCGCTGATGTTCTCAAAGTACTGATGGATGCAAACCTTGGCGAAGCTCTTGGCGTGCTCCTTACAGGTTTCGTCGAACATCTTACGCTCGATGTCGATGTAGTGGGACCAGTATTTGGTTTTGAGAAAAGCGGCCTGAGTGAAGCACGGTCGGATGGCGCGGATCAAGAAGGCCGTGAAGGTTATCATCAGCAAAAACATCCAGCCACAAGCCTGGGAAATATAGACAATTAAACACATCTGAAGGCAATAAATTGTCTTCATCTGATCAAAGAGCTAAATAAGAGAGTGGGTGTTTTGAAAGGATGAAAATAGTTCCGTGGATAATACATTTGGTTTGTTAATATTAAGCCAATAAAAAGCCGCAATGAGCTCAAAGTTAGCTTTAGATATGCTTGTCATGTGTTATACTTAAAggtctactaaaacccactactacccaccacgcagtctgatagtttatatatcaatgatgaaatattaacattgcaacacatgccaatacggcctttttagtttactaaattgcaattttaaatttcccgcgaggaatcctgttgaaaacgttgcggaacgatgacgcttatgttgacgcgtgcttgtgacgttattggttggagcggacatgttctcccagcaccactcacagctaaaagtactctgtttttatcgcatcattacacagtattttggacctctatgttgctgaatcttttgcaatttgttcaattaataatggagactataaagaacaatggtgttggtggaaagcggtggattgcagctgcctttagcaaccaaaacacagccggtgtttctttgtttgttgtgaagctttagaaaacatgtttctctaccacatgtcaaccagcaagtttttggatgagaaaattgtgatattaagtcgtctttttgcgtcctcctgcagcagatgtcaaaaaggcagctgtgatcttggctcctccattggcttctctcagagtcactggtggtcaccgcagccctctgacttacaggtatgactttataatctcactaaaacactattaacacaataagcagataagggattttccagaattatcctggtaaatgtgtctaataacatctgaatcgcttccactgctgtcgccttttctttcatttttttttttagtgcttcactctaactttcctcatccacgaatctttcatcctcgctcaaattaacggggaaattgtcgctttctcggtccgaatcgctcttgctgctggtggctatgcttataaacattgtgaggatatgaggagccctacaacccgtgacgtaatgcgcacatcgtctgctactcccggtacggacaaggcatttttattagcgaccaaaagttgcaaactttatcgtcgatgttctctactaaatcctttcagcaaaaatatggcaatatcgcgaaatgatcaagtatgacacatagagcggacctgctatcaccgtttaaataagaaaatctaatttcagtatgcctttaatgacaatttttttttaatgatgattTTAATTTAGGCAACACGGTGTAACAGCGGttactgcatgtgcctcacaatacgaaggtcctgagtagtccttggttcaatcccgggctcgggatctttctgtgtggagtttgcatgtcctccctatgggttccctccgggtactccggcttcctcccacctccaaagacatgcacctggggataggttgattggcaacactaaattggccctagtgtgtgaatgtgaatctgaatgttgtctgtctatctgtgttggccctgataTGAggcgtgacttgtccagggtgtacaacgccttccgcccgaatgcagcggagataggctccagcatcccccgcgaccccaaatgggacgagcggtagaaaatggacctgtttgtcttgggagaccctaccagggggcatgaaagcccccagacaacatagctcctaggatcattgggacacgcaaactcctctaccacggtaaggtagcagctcagagaggagggagaccctgccccaagtggaggagttcaagtacctaggagtcttgttcacgagtgggggaagagtggatcgtgagatcgacaggcggatcggtgcggcgtcttcagtaatgcggacgttgtatcgatccgttgtggtgaagaaggagctgagccggaaggcaaagctctcaatttaccggtcgatctacgttcccatcctcacctatggtcatgagctttgggtcatgaccgaaaggataagatcacgggtacaagcggccgaaatgagtttcctccgccgggtggcggggctctcccttagagatagggtgagaagctctgccatccgggaggagctcaacgtaaagccgctgctcctccacatcgagaggagccagatgaggtggttcgggcatctggtcaggatgccacccgaacgcctccctagggatgtgtttagggcacgtccagctggtaggaggccacggggaagacccaggacacgttgggaagactatgtctcccggctggcctgggaacgcctcgggatcccccgggaagagctagacgaagtggctggagatagggaagtctgggcttccctgcttaggctgctgcccccgcgacccgacctcggataagcggaagatgatggatggatggatggatggatggtagaaaatggatgaatggatggattttaatctacattaaaaaatatatatcaatggttccacctcagaaaacctttggtaccaccataatgaccaacattaaaatatagtaacatagtaggccttaatattcattaaaaacaaggcatatgttttatatgacaaatacatttaatattttgggCCAATTAATTACaaccagtttgaacagtaacactgtgttagaATATTTGATCAAGTGATTCTTCGGCGTCCCACTAGATAGAGCCTGCCTACCACAGTTTAAAAATCAttagtctagatcagtggttctcaatctttttttcagtgatgtaccccctgtgaacatttttttaattcaagtaccccctaatcagagcaaagccattttggttgaaaaaaagagataaagaagtaaaatacagcactatgtcatcagtttctgatttactaatttgtatagcagtgcaaaatattcctcatttgtagtggtctttcttgaactatttggaaaaaaacgaaataactaaaaacttgttgaaaaataaacatgtgattcaattataaataaagatttctacacatagaagtaatcatcaacttaaagtgccctctttggggattgtaatagagatccatctggattcatgaacttaattctaaacattacttcacaaaaaaagaaatctttaacatctatatttatggaacatgtccacaaaaaatctagttgtcaacactgaatattgcattgctgtatttcttttcacggtttatgaacttagatttatattttgttgagtattattcaatgaatatatttataaaggatttttgaattgttgctgattttaggatatttaaaaaaaatctcacgtaccccttggcataccttcacgtacctccaggggtacgcgtacccccatttgagaaccactgatctagataacatgtattggatatgctttggtgtaaattttgggagatttttgtTCCACAGTCACTTTTATAACCATTTTTTTTGTGTCTGTAAATGGTTTGTGTGTGATTGTCAATGAAACCACCCACAGCACGCCCTCACCAAAAGAATCAGAaaatatcttttgaaaatgtacgtGGGTAAATATGTATCTTGAAGACAAACGTTgctgctgttttgtttttgatcacagtcggaaaaaaaaaaaaatcatcaagaATGAATTGCTTGGACTCAAAATGACGGCCCGTCCATTGAATAAGCGTGGTGGTCCAGCCAGTGTCTGTTCTCAAGGCGCCAATTAccctttctcaaagaaaaatgccctatgcaTTTGTTGTTTTCGGCATTATGAACCGTTTTAAATTGCAAAAAGGATaaatgtttcttcagagttcctcaagAGGTAATCAAGAAGAGTGGAAGAGTGCAACATATGAAAGACGGCAACAAAAGTACCACTCACTCCAGTCCGAAGGAGCAGTCGAAGAATGTATTCATTTGCAGTGTTTGTTTGATATGCATGTTTGAGATATATGTTTGATATCGAGatgcacgttgtgtaattcataacTAAAAACAGAGTACAGTGGTTTGCAAATCCTCaattcatattcaattgaatagactgcaaagacagaatatttaatgttcaaactgagagctgtattttttttttgtgcaaataatcattagcttacaattttatggcagcaacacattgtaaaaaaagttggcatgagggcttttttaccactgtgttacatggcctttccttttaacaacactcaataaatgtttgggaactgaggagaccaatttttgaagctttttaggtggaattctttcccattcttgcttgatgtacagcttaagttgttcaacagtccggggtctccgttgtggtattttaggcttcgtattgcggcacacattttcaatgggagacaggtctggactacaggccggccagtctagtacccgcactcttttactatgaggccacgctgttgcaacacatggcttggcattgtcttgctgaaaaaagcaggggcgtccatgataattttgcttaaatggcaacatatgttgctccaaaacctgtatgtacctttcagcattaatggtgccttcacagatgtgtaagttatgcattccttgggcactaatacaccaccctaccatcacagatgctggcttttgaactttgcgcctataacaatgattattttcctctttgtgtaaacaacgtccacagtttccaaaaacaatttgaaatgtggactcgtcagaccacagaacccttttccactttgcatcagtccatcttatatgagctcaGGCTCAGtgaagccggtggtgtttctgggtgttgttgatagtacagttttaacttgcacttccagatgtagcgacaaactgtagttgctgacagtggttttttgaagtgtttctgagcccatgtgctaATATCCTTTACAAAATGAtttcgttttttgatgcagtaccgcctgagagatcgaaagtcacaggcattcaatgttggttttcagccttgctgtttacgtgcagtgttttctccagattctctgaaccttttgatgatattacggaccgcagatggtgaaatccctaaatttcttgcaatatctcattgagaaatgttgtccttaaattgtttgacattttgctcatgcatttgttcacaaagtgatgaccctcgcaccatccttgtttgtgaatgactgagcatttcttggaagctgctgttaaacccaatcatggcacccacctgttcccaatcagcctgttcacctgtgggatgttccacataagtgattgatgagcattcctcaactttgtcagtctttatttgcaacttgtgccagcttttttgaaacatgttgcaggcttcaaattccaaatgagctaatatttgcaacaaaaaaaaaagttcctgtttgaacgttaaatatcttgtctttgcagtctactcaagGTTGAAAAGGATAAGCAAATGAttgtatcctgtttttatttacgagttacacaatgtgccaacttcactggttttgggttttgttttattatttattgagttcattttaattcatttttcaGTGTCAAATCGAGTtggtcaaaaaatgtttatagtttgAAAAAGGATAGAATTTGAAATGTTAGGCTAATTGAAGCTCTTTAAATCTTTAAAGACTAGGTTGAAATCAGTTATTTGTTGTGTTAAGTTTGAAGTTGAACCATGTTTCTTTCGGCTTGTTTGTTTTCTCTAATGTTAATggggatacaatgttatgcagaggtgtgcTTAAAACAATTTTATAGTCAAATGATAGCATTTATAGTCGTGTCGGAGAGTGGGGAGGGAGCAAAATGTatcagaaaatatttgagaagcactgcctcAATTGGAGATCCTATATTGTAAATAGTTGTGTGTGAATAGTTGTTTATTTACGTGTACCCTGTGATTGGCTGGAGACCAGGCGAGGGTGAACCCAGCTTCTTGCCCAAAGTCACCTGGTATAGGCTCTGTCTACAAAATGCTGTGACCTAACAACGTCTGCAAAGAAACATGAAGCATAAGAAGATAAGACCACCTGTGATATGCATTTGATGTACCGTGACGCCGCCACTCGTATTTCTTGATGCTCAAACAAATCCTTGCAGGGGATCTTTGCCAGGAGTTTCATCTTCTCAGTCTCGGGCATCCCTTTGATGAGACTGTAATTCCCAAACCTCTCAATATCCAAATTGATGCTGAAAGCGCAGAGGAAGCTCTTGCCGTCCATGAGAGTGACCGACACCCAGACTGCAGGCGCAATCAAAGACCTCTGCGTGATGGAACACAACATGTAGCGGAGGATGGACGGATCCTTCTCCCGTTTCCCCGTCGGCCTTCGCCACTCCTCGGCCAGCACAGACACGTTATTGTTCAACACAAAGCCCAATAAGAAGAACCATATAGGAGGGACGATGAGCAGACCAATGCCGTAGCTGTGGTTGTATTCGGGCATGCAGGGGCAGCTGAACTCGAAAGCAGAATACATCTGAGCACTGGCCAGAGCCATGATTCCACAGATCCCGTTCATGAAAGATTCCTGGTTGGACTGGAGGAACTGGAACATCATACGGAATTTATCCATCTCTTCTCAGGCCTTTAGATATCTGTCAAAAGAAGGACATCGGGGTGTTTAATTGATTGGAACACAATGGTCTcagctagagatgtccgataatggcttttttgccgatatccgatagtccgatattgtccaactcttgtagtggaatttctgatctttataccatattttgtgtctgttttagtgtaaaaaaaaaagtctgtctaAAAGCCTCTGAATCACTGAAAGAGCATATGTAGGTGAAAGTTGAACTTGTGGTCGGGCTAACCATTCTACAAAATATTTTGATTGTATATTATTACTAAGGGATTCAAGGACGTTTCAAGCAAACAAGTCCAAAACAACGGGACCTTAACATATGAGGAAAACATATAAAAGGCCAGTAGACCAATATTATGTTATGATTTTGCTTGATTCTGGATCCTCTGGAGGACGTTGTCTGTTTGCATGGGCAATTCAATCCAACCTGTACTTTTTGATTAtgtgtaaataaaacttttgtactaaaaccactttgtttgctgttttaGCTTGGGACCATCCGTTAGGACTTTATCGCTGAATGAgatacccagaatgtacatgcaaataaagaatgtgggatttacaatactaactatgaacgataaaacactgaatattgacaacatacgaacgtcacacaccctctccatcaacatattttacaattaaacgaaacacaacaaaaatgcaacaaacacagtgaaatatgaacactaagggttaaaaaaaaacccacctacaatctgatatagctgatacatcactaagctttagaactttgttgtaaaaatctccttccacgtttgTCCCtcacacccgcatttcaggctggctgctctggaaacactctgtggaaacgctccccacccacactacttGGTACCTCgtctcagctgctgtgacttacattatcatagtaactaattagattaccatagtaactaattaagttaccatagtaaccagtatatcaatcaatcaatgtttacttatatagccctaaatcactagtgtctcaaagggctgcacaaacctttAACATCATGCAAAAGGGCAGGTTCCAAATgtcgaaatactttgtatagttcaagacctacggtcatttgaaaacatgactgcacatcataatggcaactacagtttccatcttaaagatctaaaaaaaattatttgggaaaatccggctggccagattgaaaaacttaaagggccgcatgtggcccccgggccttaattttcccagatCTAGCATAACCCATACAATGTGTTCTTTGACTACATATTCAGTTTATAATTGTCCAAAATTTGTTACACAGTAACTATTAAGCATTAAACTATTTTGCACCAGGTGACTTCTCACGGCTGTTTCCTACAGGATTAGAGATACTTTACAACACAGCAGAAATGTTCTTAATAAGGATTTTCAGCTGACTAATAAATTGACACCAACCCTTGATAAGTGTTACCATATGCTCTTAAAGTACCGGCTTAGTCAAAGCCAGCTTGTATACAGACAGCCTGCTGTTAGTGGATAAATATTGATCAAAGTGTAGGACAAATAGCAACACTTACTCGATTGAAACGGACAGCTCGCACATTGAAATCGATCCTTTTCAAGTAATTTGCTGTTCTTTTGTTGTGGTCTTCCCATCGCATGTCAGACTGACTGAAAGGTGTTTCTCTGAGCCTCTGTGGGGATTCTCACAGCCAATCACAAGCTTTGTCATTACATCCTGCCTCTCATAGGCACCTGTGCATGCAAAATATTCTCATTCATCACCTGTGACTTTTGCCAAAGACGATAAAACCAATGCTGAATCGCAAAAATACacgttttaagtgttttttaaaaaacttttctgAAGGTTGTATGTTTGTGTTTGGAGTGAACCGATTGAGACATGCAAAGTGCATTCAAATGTGTTTGTTTGAATATGTAAACATTTACATACCAGCTAGATAATGCCTGATTTCTTGAAAATACACATAATCATTGTTGACACTGTTTCTCGGTATTAATAAAAACATTGGATCTCGATTGTACCTCGAGTAGAAGGGCTCTTACACCAAGTGGGTGCTATTCACATTCCAAGGAAATCAATGTATAAATACATGATGCAATTAACTGTGAAGTACATTTTAAGCAAAGTATCTTGTAGATCAAACCCACGAACAggctttatccggcccgcgggatgagtttgctaattaTAAAAATTTGACaaaatctccatccatccatcttcttccgcttatctgaggtcgggtcgcaggggcagcagccaaagcagggaagcccataatttcttctccccagtcacttcgtccagctcttcccgggggatcccgaggcgttcccaggccagccgggagacatagtcactgtcctgggtcttccctgtggcctcctacttgttggacgtgccctaaacacctcccacgtgttggcatcctgagcagatgcccgaaccacctcatctggctcctctcgatgtggaggcgcagcggctttactttgagttcctcccggatggcagagcttctcaccctatctctaagggagagccccaccacccggcggaggaaactcatttcggccgcttgtacccgtgatcttgtccttttggtcataacccaaagctcatgaccataggtgaggatgggaacgtagatcgaccggtaaattgagagctttgccttccggctcagctccttcttcaccacaacggatcgatacagcgtccacataactgaatacgccgcaccaatccacctgtcgatctcaccatccactcttccctcacttgtgacgagactcctaggtacttgaactcctccacttggggcagaatctcctctccaacccagagatggcactccacccttttccgggcgagaaccatggactcagacttggaggtgctgattctcattccggccgcttcacactcggctgcgaaccgatccagtgagatctgaaaatcctggccagatgaagccatcaggaccacatcatctgcaaaaagcagagacctatagCTGCAGCCACCAAATCGGatccccttaacgccttgactgcgcctagaaattctgtccgtaaaagttatgaacagaatcggtgacaaaggacagccttggtggagtccaactctcactggaaacgtgtccgacttactgccagcaatgtggaccaagctctgacactgatcttacagggagtggactgccacaatcagacagtccgataccccatactctctgagcactccccacaggacttcccgagggacacggtcgaatgccttctccaagtccacaaagcacatgtagacttgttgggcaaactcccatgcacccttaagaaccctgccgagagtataaagcttgacgaaatgtttttatgaaaaaaaaaaacgctgctctaaatgtgtccactagatgtcacaagaGCAATTCGTTGTATctttctacaccaggggtcaccaacacggtgcccgcgggcaccagctcacccgtgaggaccagatgagtagcccgctggcctgttctaaaaatagctcaaatagcagcacttaccagtgagctgcctctatttttaaatggttttgtatttactagcaagcttgcTTAGCTCGACaaatttaattctaagagagacaaaactcaaatagaatttgaaaatccaagaaaatatttcaaagactaggtcttcacttgtttaaataaatccatttattttttttactttgcttcttataactttcagaaagaaaattttagagaaaaaaaacaaccttaaaaatgattttaggatttttaaacacataaatgggttgtacttgtatagcgcttttctaccttcaaggtactcaaagcgctttgacactagttctacatttacccattcacacacacattcacacactgatggagggagctgccatgcaaggcgccaaccagcacccatcaggagcaagggtgaagtgtcgtgctcaggacacaacggacgtgacgaggttggtactaggtgggattttgaaccagtgaccctcgggttgcggacggccactctcccactgcgccacgccgtccctaaacctttttaccttttaaattccatcctcttctttcctgacaatttaaataaatgtttaagtaaatttatttttcttattgtaaagaataataaataaatttgattaaattcttcattttagcttctgtttttttgatgaagaatatttgtgaaatatttctccaaacttattatgattcaaattcaaaaaaaatattctggcaaatctagaaaatctgtagaatcaaatttaaatcttatttcaaagtcttttgaatttatttttaaatttttgttttggtaaaatctagaagaaataatgatttttctttgttagaaatatagcttggtccaatttgttatatattctgtttctatatatatttattgtgaaaaatcattaagatgattagtgtttccacaaagataaatattattaattattaacaataacagagttaaaggtaagttgagcaaattggctatttctggcaatttatttaagtgtgtatcaaactagtagcccttcgcattaatcagtacgcaagaagtagctcttggtttcaaaaaggttggtgacccctgttctagatgatgctacatatggaaaaaaaataaacctcATTATGTTAGTTCACCAGTCgagaaaaatgagcaaactacataaataacatcctgtaatttttgattttgatatcattttttttatcttgatagactgaaaattaacaccaatgagttgactgataaacattatcacatcatttattcagaaagtagcaataatgacaaataaagatagaatccTATTAATCGCAacatttacattttcagaatgtgcttgttctatttttaaacaaaaactataatctgaagttgtctctaTTTTTAAGAGACCagaccggcccacttgggagtagatttttctccatttgaCAACCCTGCTGTTGATTGATTGGATtgcaatacaatttaaaaaataattgaacAACCTTGAACACTGGAATTATAGCATTTATTGCCAGTTCCTACTTCCTAAAATTAGACGTTACCATAAATAAAATCATTTAAATCCTTCAGAAATATTCATACTTAAGTTATGTCCGTGGGTTTTCACATAATCCTggtattcttttttttctccacTAATATTTTTACAACACAACAAACAATTCAAATACATAAGCATCTCCAATACAACATCTTCATCAGCAAAAAAAACTACTCTATAATATTAAATGACAACTAAAAAGAATAATGGTGTGTGAAAAGTAGCAGTAGCAAAGCTCATATTGTCTTGCCTCATCACTCAGATCATTGGATTTTTAACCATCGTTGCAATTGATAATCACCTAAGAATTGACAATATTAAGTATGTTAACAGAATGCATAAATTAAattttactgcgatgaggtggcgacttgtccagggtgtaccccgccttccgcccgattgtagctgagataggcgccagcgcccccgcgaccccaaaagggaataagcggtagaaaatggatggatggatggaggtggcgacttgtccagggtgtacctcgctttCCAcctgattgtatctgagataggcaccagcgccccccgcgaccccaaagggaatacatggtagataatggatggatatatttaattCTATTCACATATAACGCATCCAAAAAG includes:
- the LOC133538600 gene encoding calcium homeostasis modulator protein 1; translated protein: MDKFRMMFQFLQSNQESFMNGICGIMALASAQMYSAFEFSCPCMPEYNHSYGIGLLIVPPIWFFLLGFVLNNNVSVLAEEWRRPTGKREKDPSILRYMLCSITQRSLIAPAVWVSVTLMDGKSFLCAFSINLDIERFGNYSLIKGMPETEKMKLLAKIPCKDLFEHQEIRVAASRYIKCISQACGWMFLLMITFTAFLIRAIRPCFTQAAFLKTKYWSHYIDIERKMFDETCKEHAKSFAKVCIHQYFENISGEMRSFHGHRPGKCDGDYEDEDKKGDGEEKLLGIRAQDDMNKALWNWHTCKPALALRTEQMNGENQDKLNGNGTINGFANSHTLNVEKKEWAVYYSKV